One Cloacibacillus sp. genomic window carries:
- the ilvD gene encoding dihydroxy-acid dehydratase, with the protein MTTVGYRSTKILGNVDFSETRALYKSMGATDADLKGPIIGIANSWNELVTGHFNLRQVAEHVKKGIYRAGGAAVEFGVIGACDGLASGHEGMKYILPSRELIAGDIETMARAHNLDGLVMLGSCDKIVPGMLMAAARLDIPAVMAVGGPMLGGMEFDGRKSDSTSLSEAVGMMHAGLLSEEELKKLEEGACPCCGSCSFYGTANSMAALSEALGMSLPGSALIPAVYAQRLRSSEAAGRAAVEMVKRGVTARMIITRQSLKNAAVLMLGTGASTNCVMHLCAIGFEAGIPPREIFEMIEGLCDKIPLVAKVNPASEHDMEAFYKAGGVPAALSSLKKYIEQDALTVTGKTLAENAADDKNIYGANDGIIKEAEAPYSRGMGLCLLRGNLAPGGAVAKPAAMSEKMRRFTGPAVVFDCEEEANAAILAGKVKAGDVVVIRYEGPKGGPGMREMYHAMKYIYGMGLAQKTALITDGRFSGTNNGCYVGHISPEAAEGGPIAALRGGEMITIDIDDKSVSVELSDEEIKERLKTVMPRKSGATGWLSIYAKLAASASDGAVLKTQ; encoded by the coding sequence ATGACAACCGTGGGATACAGAAGTACTAAAATTCTTGGAAACGTCGACTTTTCAGAGACGCGCGCTCTTTATAAATCTATGGGCGCAACAGACGCGGACCTCAAAGGGCCGATAATCGGCATAGCAAATTCGTGGAACGAGCTTGTCACGGGACACTTCAACCTTAGACAGGTCGCGGAACACGTCAAAAAAGGAATATACAGAGCGGGCGGCGCGGCCGTCGAATTTGGCGTCATAGGCGCCTGCGACGGGCTTGCAAGCGGACACGAGGGAATGAAATACATTCTGCCGTCGCGGGAGCTGATAGCAGGCGACATAGAGACGATGGCGCGCGCGCACAACTTAGACGGGCTGGTCATGCTAGGCTCATGCGACAAAATAGTTCCGGGCATGCTGATGGCGGCGGCGCGGCTTGACATCCCCGCGGTGATGGCCGTAGGCGGCCCCATGCTCGGCGGCATGGAATTTGACGGGCGCAAAAGCGACTCAACCTCGCTCTCGGAGGCCGTCGGCATGATGCACGCGGGACTGCTTTCCGAAGAAGAGCTTAAAAAACTTGAAGAGGGCGCGTGCCCCTGCTGCGGCTCCTGCTCCTTCTACGGCACGGCAAACTCAATGGCTGCGTTATCTGAGGCGCTTGGAATGTCGCTTCCGGGAAGCGCTCTCATTCCGGCCGTTTACGCCCAGCGCCTAAGAAGCTCCGAAGCCGCGGGGCGCGCCGCCGTCGAAATGGTAAAAAGAGGCGTGACGGCGCGCATGATAATAACGCGCCAGTCGCTGAAAAACGCGGCCGTTCTGATGCTTGGCACCGGCGCTTCGACAAACTGCGTCATGCACCTCTGCGCAATAGGCTTTGAGGCCGGCATCCCGCCTCGGGAGATATTTGAAATGATAGAGGGCTTGTGCGATAAAATACCGCTTGTCGCAAAGGTGAACCCAGCCTCGGAGCACGACATGGAGGCCTTTTACAAAGCCGGAGGCGTGCCCGCGGCGCTTTCATCACTTAAAAAATACATAGAGCAGGACGCGCTCACCGTCACGGGGAAAACTCTTGCGGAAAACGCGGCTGACGACAAAAACATCTACGGCGCAAACGACGGGATAATAAAAGAGGCTGAAGCGCCGTACAGCCGGGGCATGGGGCTTTGCCTGCTCCGCGGCAATCTGGCGCCCGGCGGCGCGGTGGCGAAGCCCGCCGCGATGAGCGAAAAAATGCGCCGCTTCACCGGCCCCGCCGTCGTCTTCGACTGCGAGGAAGAGGCGAACGCGGCCATTCTCGCGGGAAAGGTCAAGGCGGGCGACGTCGTAGTCATACGCTACGAGGGGCCGAAGGGCGGCCCCGGTATGCGCGAGATGTACCACGCGATGAAATACATCTACGGCATGGGCCTTGCGCAAAAGACGGCCCTCATCACCGACGGACGCTTCTCCGGCACGAACAACGGCTGCTACGTCGGCCATATCTCCCCGGAAGCCGCCGAAGGCGGCCCCATCGCGGCGCTGCGCGGCGGAGAGATGATAACCATCGACATAGACGACAAAAGCGTCTCCGTAGAGCTGAGCGACGAAGAGATAAAAGAACGCCTCAAAACCGTGATGCCGCGCAAAAGCGGCGCCACGGGCTGGCTTTCGATATACGCGAAGCTTGCCGCCTCCGCCTCGGACGGAGCCGTATTAAAAACACAGTAA
- a CDS encoding DedA family protein: protein MESIFSVIAYCSQLFGDLINWLVAVIGHMGYPGIIGLMFLESSFFPFPSEVVMPPAGYLAFKGEMNLILVIASGIAGSILGGLFNYWIAVRWGRPIFEKYGKYFFVTKESLDKAELFFARHGHISTFTGRLLPVIRQYISLPAGLARMPMAQFCTYTALGSGIWVVILTMLGYFLGSNQALIHQDLKKITLCLMAGCAALVIVYIIIYKKKHKKG, encoded by the coding sequence TTGGAATCTATATTTTCTGTCATCGCCTATTGCTCTCAGCTCTTTGGAGACCTTATAAACTGGCTCGTCGCCGTCATCGGACACATGGGATATCCGGGGATAATCGGCCTCATGTTCCTTGAATCCTCATTCTTTCCGTTCCCGAGCGAAGTGGTCATGCCGCCCGCGGGCTACCTCGCCTTCAAAGGCGAGATGAACCTCATCCTCGTCATAGCAAGCGGCATCGCGGGAAGCATCCTAGGCGGCCTTTTCAACTATTGGATAGCCGTCCGCTGGGGCAGGCCAATTTTTGAAAAGTACGGCAAATATTTCTTCGTGACAAAAGAGTCGCTCGACAAGGCGGAGCTATTCTTCGCGCGCCACGGCCACATCAGCACCTTCACGGGACGCCTTCTGCCTGTCATAAGGCAGTATATCTCGCTTCCCGCGGGGCTCGCCCGTATGCCGATGGCTCAGTTCTGCACCTACACGGCTCTTGGCTCCGGCATCTGGGTGGTCATACTGACCATGCTCGGCTACTTCCTCGGCAGCAACCAGGCGCTCATCCATCAAGACCTCAAAAAAATCACGCTCTGCCTAATGGCCGGATGCGCCGCGCTGGTGATCGTCTACATCATTATATATAAGAAGAAACATAAAAAGGGCTAA